CGCGCGCACGAGTCAAAGTGGTCTCAAGCGTGTTGAACTTGATCCTTCTAGCTTCCTCGAGAGAGATCTGGAAAGCGTTGGTTAGGACCTCTAGTGGCAATGCCCTCAAGGCCGAGGTTCTACCGGCCAACGTGCTGACCATCGCGTTAGCGTTTGTCTTGAAAGAAATCCATTCAAAGTTGTTTTGGTGGGACTGGACAACATAGGCGAATCCTTGTGGAATGACCACGAGCTGTCCCTTCTGCACCTGCTGGTCCAGAACGTTCTGTCCGTTGTCGTTCACCACTTGAATCCTTGCTTGTCCTTGAGTGCAGTACAAGATCTCGTTCGCGTTCATGTTGTATTTCGGAAGCACCATCGCATTCTGAAAGAATGTTCGTTAGACCATGCCCATCATTGTCACATACTATATAATATAATCTTATTAAACGTATATGAATTGAATTATATGTATATGAATTATATGTATATAATATAATCTTATTAAATGTATATGTATATGAATTGGATACAATATATTATATATTTTGACATATAATATGTATACGGATAGTATTTTTTTTCTTAGTATACATTAACTGTATTTTGATTTCATAGTTTTAAGAAAATATATTTTTAAGTAAAACTCTTGATATGTGGTAATATAATTTTATTAAATGTACTTTTTTTTTTTTTGCTAAAATTAAATGTACTTACACCCTGGAGAATGCCACGGGTGGCGCTGAGTCTGATATACTGCAAGATGGGTAAGGTGTAGCTGTTAACGCTGGTCACACGGCCGAGGTTGGGCTTATACACGTCAGCACGGGCTGGGTCATCAATGTTCTCGTGGGTCCTCATGCTGCAGATAGTCTCCTCCAAGCCGTTGTCTTGTGGGCTTTGTGGTGGGCCACGTGGGTGTCTCCACTGCTCACTCTCGTATGGCTGTCTAAGAGGCGGCCTCACAACCTGGAAAGGTCCCTTAACACGAACGATGTTTCCTCTGCTGTCTTGCTGGTTCTGAAGCTCCTGAGCCAACCTAACGTCGATTTTCAATGCCTGGGCTAGGACCTGAGGGTCGAACCCGCTCAACATGTTCTGTTGTTGTTGTTGCTGCTGCTGCTGGGAACCGCCCTGTGGGTTGTTTCCGGCCAGACGGAACGTCTACAGCACAGAATCACGATTGCAAAACATGTATATTAGCTAAAATGATACGGAAGATCTTCTGATAGTGAACGATTGTGTATATATATGATTACTCTTGGGTTGCGG
This sequence is a window from Brassica oleracea var. oleracea cultivar TO1000 chromosome C1, BOL, whole genome shotgun sequence. Protein-coding genes within it:
- the LOC106294439 gene encoding cruciferin CRU1, whose product is MVKLAHLLVATFGALLVLNGCLARQSLGVPPQIGNACNLDNLDVLQPTETIKSEAGRVEYWDHNNPQIRCAGVSVSRVIIEQGGLYLPTFFSSPKISYVVQGMGISGRVVPGCAETFMDSQPMQGQQQGQQGQQGQQGQQGQQGQQGQQQQGFRDMHQKVEHVRHGDVIAITAGSSHWIYNTGDQPLVIICLLDIANYQNQLDRNPRTFRLAGNNPQGGSQQQQQQQQQNMLSGFDPQVLAQALKIDVRLAQELQNQQDSRGNIVRVKGPFQVVRPPLRQPYESEQWRHPRGPPQSPQDNGLEETICSMRTHENIDDPARADVYKPNLGRVTSVNSYTLPILQYIRLSATRGILQGNAMVLPKYNMNANEILYCTQGQARIQVVNDNGQNVLDQQVQKGQLVVIPQGFAYVVQSHQNNFEWISFKTNANAMVSTLAGRTSALRALPLEVLTNAFQISLEEARRIKFNTLETTLTRARGGQPQLIEEIVEA